One window of Phalacrocorax carbo chromosome 1, bPhaCar2.1, whole genome shotgun sequence genomic DNA carries:
- the DYRK2 gene encoding dual specificity tyrosine-phosphorylation-regulated kinase 2 isoform X2, whose protein sequence is MNEHLHVGSHGQIQVQQLFEDNSNKRTVLTTQPNGLTTLAKSGLPVVQDRQTESAHRRQGSSSSLKSTDGTGKVKASVMTPEQAMKQYMQKLTAFEHHEIFSYPEIYFLGPNAKKRQGVIGGSNNCGYDDDQGSYIQVPHDHIAYRYEVLKVIGKGSFGQVVKAYDHKMHQHVALKMVRNEKRFHRQAAEEIKILEHLRKQDKDNNMNVIHMLENFTFRSHICMTFELLSMNLYELIKKNKFQGFSLPLVRKFAHSILQCLDALHKNRIIHCDLKPENILLKQQGRSGIKVIDFGSSCYEHQRVYTYIQSRFYRAPEVILGARYGMPIDMWSLGCILAELLTGYPLLPGEDEGDQLACMIELLGMPSPKLLDSSKRAKNFVSSKGYPRYCSITTLSDGSVILNGGRSRRGKLRGPPESREWGNALKGCDDPLFLDFLKQCLEWDPAIRMTPSQALRHPWLRRRLPKPPTGEKASAKRITESTGAITSISKLPPTSSSASKLRTNLAQMTDANGNIQQRTVLPKLVS, encoded by the coding sequence ATGAATGAGCACCTCCATGTTGGTAGCCATGGACAAATCCAGGTTCAGCAGCTGTTTGAAGATAATAGTAACAAGAGGACGGTTCTGACAACACAGCCCAATGGACTTACAACGCTAGCCAAATCTGGATTGCCAGTGGttcaggacagacagacagagagtGCTCACAGACGACAAGGGAGCTCCAGCTCTTTAAAATCTACAGATGGAACAGGGAAGGTGAAAGCCTCCGTTATGACACCGGAGCAGGCAATGAAGCAATACATGCAAAAATTAACAGCTTTTGAGCATCATGAGATTTTTAGCTACCCTGAAATATACTTTTTGGGTCCAAATGCAAAGAAGCGGCAAGGTGTGATCGGTGGTTCAAACAATTGTGGGTATGATGATGACCAAGGGTCTTATATACAAGTACCCCATGATCATATTGCGTACAGATATGAAGTCCTGAAAGTTATAGGGAAAGGAAGCTTTGGGCAGGTGGTGAAGGCTTATGATCACAAGATGCATCAGCATGTGGCACTAAAAATGGTGAGAAATGAAAAACGTTTTCACCGCCAAGCTGCGGAAGAAATTAAGATCCTGGAGCATCTCCGGAAGCAAGATAAGGATAACAACATGAATGTTATTCACATGTTGGAAAACTTCACATTCCGCAGCCATATCTGCATGACATTTGAACTGCTGAGCATGAACCTGTAtgaattaataaagaaaaacaagtttcagGGCTTTAGCCTGCCTTTGGTCCGCAAGTTTGCCCACTCAATTTTACAGTGCTTGGATGCTTTGCACAAAAACAGAATCATTCACTGTGACCTTAAACCTGAGAACATTCTGCTGAAGCAACAGGGTAGAAGTGGTATTAAAGTGATTGATTTTGGCTCAAGTTGTTATGAGCATCAGCGCGTCTACACTTACATTCAGTCACGTTTTTACCGTGCACCTGAAGTCATCCTTGGTGCTCGTTATGGGATGCCCATAGATATGTGGAGCTTGGGCTGTATTCTAGCAGAGCTTCTCACCGGTTATCCACTTTTACCTGGAGAAGATGAAGGAGACCAGCTGGCTTGTATGATCGAGCTATTGGGCATGCCTTCTCCAAAACTCTTAGATTCATCCAAGCGAGCCAAAAACTTTGTGAGCTCTAAGGGTTATCCCCGCTACTGCAGCATCACAACCTTGTCCGATGGCTCTGTAATACTTAATGGTGGGCGCTCTCGGAGGGGAAAACTACGTGGCCCGCCAGAGAGCAGAGAATGGGGTAATGCATTAAAGGGATGTGATGATCCCCTGTTCCTTGACTTCTTAAAACAGTGTTTAGAATGGGATCCTGCTATCCGTATGACACCCAGCCAGGCTTTGCGGCATCCCTGGCTAAGGAGGCGGTTGCCAAAGCCTCCAACTGGGGAAAAGGCCTCGGCGAAGAGAATTACAGAGAGCACTGGTGCTATAACGTCGATTTCCAAGTTACCTCCAACTTCAAGCTCAGCTTCAAAACTGAGGACTAATTTGGCACAGATGACAGATGCCAATGGGAATATTCAGCAAAGAACAGTGTTGCCAAAACTCGTTAGCTGA